A window of Cryptomeria japonica chromosome 3, Sugi_1.0, whole genome shotgun sequence contains these coding sequences:
- the LOC131029216 gene encoding uncharacterized protein LOC131029216, with the protein MDADEWWYVHGQGSVYLQPLAIKLNSQVASSSSAERNWSTYSFIHSVKRNRLGAKKAEDLVYVHSNLRLLSHKDPEYSEGVTRNWDLAPECADLDATVAQLCQVSIDDAVMEFERDIASGSGIPFDIGSIDAEFEPLDDRGLGLDASDEDEYGI; encoded by the exons atggatgctgatgagtggtggtatgtacatggtcaaggctccgtttacttgcagcctcttgcaattaaacttaactcccaa gttgcaagttcttcttcagctgagcggaattggagtacatactccttcatccactcagtcaaacgtaatcgtttgggtgcaaagaaagctgaggatttggtctacgtacactccaaccttcgtttgttgtcacataaggaccctgaatatagtgagggtgtaacaaggaattgggatctagcccctgagtgtgctgatttagatgctacagttgcacaacttTGCCAAGTCTCTATAGACGACGCGGTTATGGAATTTGAGAGAGacatagctagtgggagtggcattccatttgatattggttcaattgatgctgaatttgaaccacttgatgaccgtgggct